In a genomic window of Alkalihalobacillus sp. TS-13:
- a CDS encoding VOC family protein gives MRSITKEIGHDTSNKKLPYTHLPVTDLDKSVDFWIEHFDCVFGDDHQPETKTALLRVENGLWLFLYETDEMPRKATWKKGALRNSDDAQIFAATLNVKDPHHLYKRLKEHGVQFGEFREVWIGHAFDCFDPDGNKFNIWGGEWKEN, from the coding sequence GTGAGGAGCATTACCAAGGAGATCGGTCATGACACATCAAATAAAAAGCTTCCCTATACACATTTACCTGTGACTGATCTTGATAAATCGGTTGATTTTTGGATTGAGCATTTCGACTGTGTTTTTGGTGATGATCATCAGCCTGAAACGAAGACTGCCTTATTAAGAGTAGAAAATGGTCTTTGGTTATTCCTGTATGAAACCGATGAAATGCCTCGAAAAGCAACATGGAAAAAAGGAGCTTTGCGAAATTCGGATGATGCTCAGATTTTTGCTGCTACATTGAATGTGAAAGACCCCCATCATCTGTATAAACGTTTGAAGGAACATGGCGTACAGTTTGGTGAATTCCGGGAAGTTTGGATCGGGCATGCATTTGATTGCTTTGACCCTGATGGAAACAAATTCAACATTTGGGGCGGGGAATGGAAAGAAAATTAA